The following nucleotide sequence is from Nitratidesulfovibrio termitidis HI1.
TGGTGCGCCACCGGGGCAAGTGGGTGTCTCCGTACATGGACACCTTCATGGAACTGTGTCGCGCCGCCTGCGCCGACGCCACTGGCGCTGCGGGCAACCCGGAGCCCATCTGGGACTTTCCGTGTCCCATGGCGGACGTGGCCACCGTCCTCGAACCGCCCAAACCGGTCCCCCCGGACGCGCGTCCGGACGCCACCGGCCAGCCCGCCGTGGCGGACGCCGTGGGGTCTCCCGGTTCTCTTTCCGGGCCGGACACGCCAGGCGTGTCGGGCGCATCGGGCGCACTGGACGTATCAGGCGTACCGGGCGCACTGGGCGAACCGGGCGCACTGGGCGAACCGGACGAGCCGGTTCCGCCGACTACTCAGGATAACAGGCCCGAAACCATACCGGGCCGCATTCCGAATGACACGGCGTCCGACGGGGTGAATGCCGAGCCACATGACGATTCGGACGCCGAGGTGAATGACAAGCCGGACGACCTGTTGCATGACCTGCCCTCTCCCGGCTCCGCGCCGTGGTTCGAGCCGGAGTCCGGTCCGGGATACGATGTTGGATATGATGCGGGATACGATACGGGGTATGATGCGGCGTTCATGGACGATGCGGACACCGGCCCGGAAACGGTCTGGGGCGCCCCGCCCGATATGACGCCCGACATGGTCCCCGACATGACGCCGGAGATTGAGGACGAGCCGGAATTCGTGACGTCGCAGGACGTCCCCTGGGACTATCCCGACGATTTCGACCGCCCTGCGCAACCCGACGAACCATACCCCGGTGGAGCTGACGGACCGGGCGACAGTGGAACTGCCCCCCCCGACGACACGAGGGACATGCCCCCGTACGCCCCGGAACCCATGTCACCCCCGACGGGGTCTGCGCCCGACCAGGCACCCCCCGCCATCTCTGCGGATGCCGACGTGGCCCCGGAAAACCGCCAGCCGTCGCTGTGGGACATGCCGCAAGCATCCGGCCAACCGCCGGTATCTGCCGCGCCTGCCTCCGCATCCGCCGACGCGGACGTGCCGGATGCGCCGACCGCGCCCCATGCACCGACGCGATCGGGGCAACCGGGAGAGTCGCGCGAATCGCGTGAACAGGGAGAACCGGGTGAACCGGACCAATCGGGCGAACCGGGTGAACTGGGTGAACTGGGAGAATTGGGCGAGCCAAGCGAACCGAGCACATCGGGCAAATCGGGCGTCCCCCCGCACGAACACACCCGGCCTGACACCCCGGAACACGCGCCAGAGCCCGCGCCGGAGGCGCAGCAATGGCTGTCGCTGCTGCCCCCCAAACGCTGAGACCGCACCTGTCGCAGTCGCAACCGGGTACCAAGCCCTCTTTGCCCATTCCCCCACGCAACAGGCTGGTACATCGGCAGACCCGGCGCGCGGCGTGGCCTGCCCTGTCATCCGGCGCAGCTTGACCGCGAGCGTGGCGTGGCGTAAGCCCCCCGTTCCGCCGCTACTGCCCGTTGCCTGCTCCCGTGTCGCCTACCGCGCCGTCGGCCGGCCTCGCGGGGCCGCCATACGGCTTTGCGGGTCCGACATATGACCTCGCGGGTCCGCCGTCCGGCTCTGCGAACCCGGCACGCAGCCCATTCCCCTTTCCGGAGTTCCGCATGAACGAACTGCTCTGGTTGTGCTTCGCCCTGTTCGACATGGGCATCACCGTGCTCATGCACCGTCTCTTTGGTGCCGCCGGGCTGCATGCCCTCATCGTGCTCAACCTGATGGTGTGCAACATCCAGGTGCTGAAGACCGTGACCCTGTTCGGCATGACCACCACCCTCGGCAACATCGTGTACGCCGGGGTGTTTCTGGCCACCGACATGCTGGGCGAATTCCACGGCAAGGCAGAGGCGCGCAAGGGCGTGCTGCTGGGCTTCGTCACCCTGCTGCTGGGCACGGCCTACATGCAGGCCTCGCTGCTGTATGCCCCGGCCCCTTCCGATTTCGCCCACCCGCACATGGAAGCCCTGTTCAGCCTGTTGCCGCGCCTGGCCGGGGCCAGCCTGCTGGCCTATCTTGTCTCGCAATACCACGACGTGTGGGCCTACCACTTCTGGATGCAGCGCACCGGGGGCCACCACCTGTGGCTGCGCAACAACGCCAGCACCCTGGTCAGTCAGGTGCTCGATTCCTCGGTGTTCTGTCTGGCCGCCTTCACCGGGGTGTACCCGTTCGAGGTGGTGCTGGAGATCATGCTGACCACTTACCTGTTCAAGGCCGTGGTGGCCCTGCTGGACACCCCGTTCATCTACCTGGCCCGCCGCCTGCACCGCGCACGCCCGGCAGGCGCCAGCGCCGCCGCCCCGGTGGCAGGCTGAGGCCAGATTTCGCACTGCCAGCCGCTATCCGCCGGTACCGGCAAGGGACGACGCCCCTCCCGGCGCAGTCCCGCGCGCCCGCATTTCGAACGCACAAGGCCGGATTCCCTCGGGAATCCGGCCTTCTGCGTATCTGTCATTGCGCGGGCGTGATCAGCCTTTCGCCTGCCCACCCTGGTCTGCCTTGCCCCGTCGCGGCAGCGGGGCAACTCCGGCGGTTTCATCGCCGCCACCGTCAACGTCCCCTCCCTAAAGGGTCCACCAGAGTACCCGCCAACGGCGCCTGCCCGGCCGTACCGTCCTTGTCATACACGTAGCCGCCGATGGCGCAACGGAAGCGGTACTTGTCGCCCCTGTGCAGGGCGCGGCTGAATTCCACCGCCCGGCCCGTGTCGGTGTAGACCACGCTCTCCACCCAGATGCACGGGCAGTTGTCGCCGATCTTCAGATACTTGCGCTCGTTCTCCGTGGGCATCACAGCGCCCAGTTCCTGCCGCGAATGCAGAAGGCGCATGCCGTAATCCTCGTGCAGCACCTTGTAGAGCACGGTATCCAGCTTCTTTTCCAGAAAATCCGGCACCAGATCCGTGGGCAGGATGGAACGCTCCAGCACCAGCGGCACGCCGCTGGCCAGCATCAGCCGGTACAGGAAGATCACCGGCTGGCTCACGGCAAGATTCAGATGGGCGGCCACCTCGGCATCGGCGAATTCTATACCCGCGGCGATGGTCTTGTAGTGCGGCTCCAGCCCGGCGCTGGCGATGTCGTCGTAGTAGGTGGTGATGCTTTCCAGCGAACGGGTAAGCACCGGACTCTTTTCGGAAAGCAGGAACGTCCCCTTGCTGCGCTTGCGCACCAGCATGTGGTCGTTGACCAGTTTGTCGATGGCTTGCCGCACCGTCATGCGATGCACGTTGAACATGGCGGCCAGGTCGTTCTCGTTGGGGATCTTGTCGCCCGGCTGGTACACCTTGTTCCGTATCTGCTCGGAAAGCCATTCGTAGATGACGAGATACTTCGCTTTGCCCATGTCCTTCCCGTGTCCGTGCGCGGCGGTATCGTCACACCGGCATGATTCGCCCTTCATTCCTTCATCGCTGCCGTCTCCCGGACAGGAAACCGCTGCCCGCAACTTCGAGCATTGCCCGCGTATCACGGATGCACGCGTCAGGCCAGCCCCGAAGGCATCGTGCGATGTCTCACAGGGGGGCATGCGGGGCCGCGCAGGGCGCCTCGCCCCGGGCAAGGCGCTCCTCTATTGCTTCAATGACGGAAAAGCAATCGGCGATGGAATCCACCACGTAATGCGCGCCTGCCTGACGCAACCGGGCGGCAGCCACGGCCATGCGCTCGGTCAGACTGCCCGGGTCCATGCGCGCCGCGTCTACCTCTGAAAGCCCCACGTCGTTGCCGGTGCGCACCACGCCCACGGTCCACATGCCCGCGTTGCGCCCCTCGTGCATGTCGGCCACCGTGTCGCCGATCTTGACCATGGATTCCATGGGGTGCACCCCCAGCCGCATGGCGTTCAGATAACACATCCACGGATATGGCCGCCCCGCGGGCACCTCGGAAGCATGCACCACCACGTCGGGGGTGTAACCCTGGCGGGCCGCCTCGGGCGCCAGCACCTCCATCATGGGGCCGGTGTAGCCGGTGCACGAGCCAAGGCCCATGCCCCGACCGCGCACCTTGTCCACGAATTCGGCAAGACCGGGCACCGGCGCGGCATGGGCGGCGATGGTCCGCAACATCAGCGGCTCCACGTCGCGGTAGACGGCGTCTACCTCCGCTTCACCGGGCATGCGCCCGTGCGCGGCACGCCAGCGGCTGGCCACGCCTTCCATGGCCAGCATGCGGCGCACGTGCTCGCGCTTTTCACTGCCCATGGGTTCGCGCGCTTCCGCCACGCTCACCTCCACCCCATGCAGGGCGAACGCCTGCACGAACACAGCCGCCGGGCCCAGGCAGCCGTGGTCCACGGCGGTGCCTGCCCAGTCCAGCACCACGGCCCGCACCGGGCCGTCATACGCGCGGGTGCGAAGAAACGGTTTCATGTTCACCTGCCCACAGGTTTGAAAGGCTGGCAATCTTCCAGAGAAGCGGTACCGGCCACAGGAACAATACCGGCCAGAGGAACGGTACCGGCACCCCTGCAAGGATGCCGGTACACGACCTGCAACCGAAGAAGGGGGAATGCCCACCCTTCGGATTTATCTCGAATGGCACTGGCGGCGCGCCGTTCCGGGCTTGGGCCATGGCCTGTCCGGGTTCATTGCTGCGCACCGTCCGGCGCGCCGCCCATGCCGTTTCGCCGTAATGCGCGGCTACTTGGGGAAGTGCCGCTTGTCCAGGTGTTCGTACTTGGGCAGGTGCCGGGTGGGCAGGGCCAGGGCGTCGCGCCGGAACGGCGGCGCCAGACGGGTGCCGTCGGTCATGATTTCGATGACCGAGGGCTTGCGGCTCTTGCGGGCGGCTTCCAGGGCATTGGCCAGGTCGGCCTGGGTGTTCACCTGGTAGCCCACCGCGCCCATGGCTTCCGCGATCCTGGCATAGGAGTTGGACCAGATGTCCGCGCCCACGAAGCGGTTGTTGTAGAAGTCCACCTGGTTCTTCTTTTCCGCGCACCACGCCCCGTTGTTGTACACGGTGGCGATGACCGGCAGGTTGTACTGCACGGCGGTGGGCACCTCGAACAGGCTCATGCCCCACGCCCCGTCACCCACGATGGCCACCACCGCGTCTTCGGGGCAGGCCAGTTGCGCGCCAAGGCCCGCCTGATAGGCGAAGCCGGTGTTGCCGAAGGTCAGCGTGGCCACCGAACGCTTGGCGTTGCGGAAGCGCAGGTAGCTGTTGGCCGTGGACGAGGTGTTGCCGATGTCCGTGGTGGCGATGGCGTTGTGCTCGGTAACGAAGCGGCCCACCACCTCCAGCGCCTTGCGCGGATGCATGCGGCCTTCCATCACCGGTTCGTCGGCGATGGCCGCGATTTCCTTGTACCAGTCCTCCAGTTCCGCCTTGACCATGGCGTACACGGCGTCGTCGCGCTTGGGGTTCGGCATGGCTTCGCGCACGCGGGCCAGCAGTTCCACGGCGGCGTCCTTGGCGTCGGCGCACAGGCCCACGGCCACGGGGTGGGTCTTGGCGATGTGGCGGGGGTTGATGTCGATCTGGACGATCCTGGCGGTCTTGGGGAAGTAGTTGATGTCGTACTGCGGCAGCGTGCCGAAGTAGGACAGCCGGGTGCCCACGGCCAGGATGACGTCGGCCTGCTGCAGGATGCGCATGGCCGCCTTGGACCCCATGTATCCGATGGGGCCGGTCCACAGCGGATGGTCGCAGGGAAAGGCGTCGTTGTGCAGGTAGGTGCAGGCCACCGGGGCGTTGAGATGTTCCGCCAGGGCCTTCACGGTTTCCAGCGCGCCGGAATCCACCACCCCGCGACCGGACACGATGACCGGGCGCTTGGCGGCCTTCAGCACTTCCACCGCCTCGCGGAACTGTTCCGGATTGCCGATGCCGCCGGGGGCCACGCGGTACTGCGACGGGGCCAGGATGTCCTCGTCCAGTTCGCCGTAGAAGAAGTCGCGCGGAATATCCACCAGCACCGGGCCGCGTTCGGCGTAGGCGATGCGGAAGGCGGTGCGCAGGATGTCGGCTGCCCGCTTGGGATGCGGCACGCGAAGCGACGCTTTCGTGATCGGCTTGAACAAGTTCCAGGTGTCACATTCCTGAAAGCCGTCCCAACCCACCGAGATGCTGCCCGCGCTGGGCGAAATGAGCACCATGGGCGTGTGCGCCATGTTGGCCGTGGCCACCGCCGTTGCGTAGTTGGTGATGCCGGGGCCGTTCTGGCCGATGCAGACACCTGCCCTTCCGGTCATTCTTGTAAAGGCGTCCTCCATGTGGCCCGCCGTCTGCTCGTGGCGCACCGAAATGAAATCGATGCCCGCCGCCGGAAACAGGTCCAGCAGATCCATGAAAGCGGAGCCGAGAATGCCGCTGACATGGGTGACGCCTTCCTGCACCAGCACTTCCGCCATTGCTTCACTGGGAGTCATCTTGGGCATTTCAAAGCCTCCTCAGAGGGTGATACCGCGTTGCCTTTGCCTGACAATGCACGGTGTTGAAGTATTTTACGTCGAGTTCCCGCCCGTCGTAAAAAACGCTTGACAAAAAAATAGCAAAGTCTCATCGCTATGTCTAGACAAAGCGAAAAAGAAGATCGCAACCGCCGATCGATTACGACCATTTTTTCGGAGGACCGCCCGGAACACTGCCCAATAACGGATCATATCCGCATCATTCCCGCCCGGAGGTAGCTCCCCGCGGTCCGCATCACAGGCGCCATCGTTTTTTTCCTGACAACCTCAAGGAGCAGGACATGAGCCCCAGTCTGAAGCAAGACCCAGCGGCATACGCGGCGGCCGACATGGCCCACGTGTGGCATCACCTCGTCCAGCACAAGGCATTCACCGGCAAAGGCCCCATGATCGTGGTCGAAGGTGAAGGGCTGAAGCTGCGGGACATCAACGGCAAGGAATATCTGGACGCGACTTCGGGCGGCGTATGGTGCGTGAACGTGGGCTATGGCCGCGAACGCATCGCCCGCGCCGTGTACGAACAGTTGAAGTCCATGCCCTACTACGCGGCCACGGCCAGCAACATTCCGTACATCGAATTCGCGGAAAAGCTGATTTCCCACATGCCCGGACTGTCGCGGGCGTACATTTCCAACAGCGGGTCAGAGGCCAACGAAAAGGCCTACAAGATGGTCCGCGCCCTGGCCCACATCACGGGCAACACCGCAAAGAAGAAAATCCTCTTCCGGGCCCGCGACTACCACGGAACGACCCTTGGCGCGCTGAGCTCCACCGGCCAGGCGGAACGCAAGGAATGGTTCGGCCCCTTTGTGCCCGGCTTCGTCGAAATCCCCCACGCCTGCTGTTACCGCTGCGCCTTCGGCAAGACCTACCCCGGGTGCGACCTTGACTGCGTGAAGGCGGTCGACCGCATCATCCGCGAAGAAGGCCCGGAAACCGTGGGCGGCCTCATCGTCGAACCCATCACGGCGGGCGGCGGGGTC
It contains:
- a CDS encoding LysR family transcriptional regulator; amino-acid sequence: MELRDLRTFTAVARLLSFHRAAAELNAAQSTVSAHIAALETELGLRLFERLGRRVALTEAGERLVHYAAKLIDVEDEARAWVTGESRLRGQLTVRVPESLCAYRLPPVIAAFRRRHPEVALHLTACTLNGLEKDLRQGITDLAFVMADSVHGGDLNVEVLGMEPLVLVAAPHHPLATRERVTTRDLHGVTLALSTADCAYRTVIEEALAAEGVHPAAGLEFSSAAALRGCVALGVGITLLPVAAVRDAVRAGTLRTLAWEDHPFETAVLMVRHRGKWVSPYMDTFMELCRAACADATGAAGNPEPIWDFPCPMADVATVLEPPKPVPPDARPDATGQPAVADAVGSPGSLSGPDTPGVSGASGALDVSGVPGALGEPGALGEPDEPVPPTTQDNRPETIPGRIPNDTASDGVNAEPHDDSDAEVNDKPDDLLHDLPSPGSAPWFEPESGPGYDVGYDAGYDTGYDAAFMDDADTGPETVWGAPPDMTPDMVPDMTPEIEDEPEFVTSQDVPWDYPDDFDRPAQPDEPYPGGADGPGDSGTAPPDDTRDMPPYAPEPMSPPTGSAPDQAPPAISADADVAPENRQPSLWDMPQASGQPPVSAAPASASADADVPDAPTAPHAPTRSGQPGESRESREQGEPGEPDQSGEPGELGELGELGEPSEPSTSGKSGVPPHEHTRPDTPEHAPEPAPEAQQWLSLLPPKR
- a CDS encoding queuosine precursor transporter, whose product is MNELLWLCFALFDMGITVLMHRLFGAAGLHALIVLNLMVCNIQVLKTVTLFGMTTTLGNIVYAGVFLATDMLGEFHGKAEARKGVLLGFVTLLLGTAYMQASLLYAPAPSDFAHPHMEALFSLLPRLAGASLLAYLVSQYHDVWAYHFWMQRTGGHHLWLRNNASTLVSQVLDSSVFCLAAFTGVYPFEVVLEIMLTTYLFKAVVALLDTPFIYLARRLHRARPAGASAAAPVAG
- a CDS encoding GntR family transcriptional regulator, whose translation is MGKAKYLVIYEWLSEQIRNKVYQPGDKIPNENDLAAMFNVHRMTVRQAIDKLVNDHMLVRKRSKGTFLLSEKSPVLTRSLESITTYYDDIASAGLEPHYKTIAAGIEFADAEVAAHLNLAVSQPVIFLYRLMLASGVPLVLERSILPTDLVPDFLEKKLDTVLYKVLHEDYGMRLLHSRQELGAVMPTENERKYLKIGDNCPCIWVESVVYTDTGRAVEFSRALHRGDKYRFRCAIGGYVYDKDGTAGQAPLAGTLVDPLGRGR
- the phnX gene encoding phosphonoacetaldehyde hydrolase — its product is MKPFLRTRAYDGPVRAVVLDWAGTAVDHGCLGPAAVFVQAFALHGVEVSVAEAREPMGSEKREHVRRMLAMEGVASRWRAAHGRMPGEAEVDAVYRDVEPLMLRTIAAHAAPVPGLAEFVDKVRGRGMGLGSCTGYTGPMMEVLAPEAARQGYTPDVVVHASEVPAGRPYPWMCYLNAMRLGVHPMESMVKIGDTVADMHEGRNAGMWTVGVVRTGNDVGLSEVDAARMDPGSLTERMAVAAARLRQAGAHYVVDSIADCFSVIEAIEERLARGEAPCAAPHAPL
- the xsc gene encoding sulfoacetaldehyde acetyltransferase gives rise to the protein MPKMTPSEAMAEVLVQEGVTHVSGILGSAFMDLLDLFPAAGIDFISVRHEQTAGHMEDAFTRMTGRAGVCIGQNGPGITNYATAVATANMAHTPMVLISPSAGSISVGWDGFQECDTWNLFKPITKASLRVPHPKRAADILRTAFRIAYAERGPVLVDIPRDFFYGELDEDILAPSQYRVAPGGIGNPEQFREAVEVLKAAKRPVIVSGRGVVDSGALETVKALAEHLNAPVACTYLHNDAFPCDHPLWTGPIGYMGSKAAMRILQQADVILAVGTRLSYFGTLPQYDINYFPKTARIVQIDINPRHIAKTHPVAVGLCADAKDAAVELLARVREAMPNPKRDDAVYAMVKAELEDWYKEIAAIADEPVMEGRMHPRKALEVVGRFVTEHNAIATTDIGNTSSTANSYLRFRNAKRSVATLTFGNTGFAYQAGLGAQLACPEDAVVAIVGDGAWGMSLFEVPTAVQYNLPVIATVYNNGAWCAEKKNQVDFYNNRFVGADIWSNSYARIAEAMGAVGYQVNTQADLANALEAARKSRKPSVIEIMTDGTRLAPPFRRDALALPTRHLPKYEHLDKRHFPK
- a CDS encoding aminotransferase; the encoded protein is MSPSLKQDPAAYAAADMAHVWHHLVQHKAFTGKGPMIVVEGEGLKLRDINGKEYLDATSGGVWCVNVGYGRERIARAVYEQLKSMPYYAATASNIPYIEFAEKLISHMPGLSRAYISNSGSEANEKAYKMVRALAHITGNTAKKKILFRARDYHGTTLGALSSTGQAERKEWFGPFVPGFVEIPHACCYRCAFGKTYPGCDLDCVKAVDRIIREEGPETVGGLIVEPITAGGGVIPPVAEYYTELAAVCRRHGVLLIMDEVVCGMGRTGTMFGYQHYGVTPDIVTMAKGVASAYMPISVTATTEEVFKAFLHDPADRLAYFRDISTYGGCAASCSAALENMAIIEEEKLLDNVVAMGDYLLAGLRELAVLPNVGDVRGKGLLCGIELVEDKAGKKPLPEGKVIQVVGEMAASGVLVGRTNRSLPGFNNIINIAPAYVVTKDDIDVILSTMQAAMNKVLG